The segment TAAAGAGCAAATTAAATGGCTGGGAATTCATCAAGTACTATTTGTTATATGGTTATAAGGTCATCCAGAAAAAGATCGAGTTATAAACTAGATTCTATCATCAAGATTTATAGCAAAATTCTGAAGAAGAGAGACTATACTTTGTATGAGAATTATCCCAAGTTGAAATGCTGATGGTTCAGAACATAAGTTTTAGAGAGAATTATGGTAGTTACAAGATTATATAAACATACATcggataataattaatatatgagaAATTTACATTCTAAGTTGAGCCAAATCAAACCATATCTGCTCAAATGCTTTAACAATGAGATCATGGAATTCACTTGAATTTAGGGAGAGGTAGCAGGCAAGCAAGTCCTCTAGATCCTTTGACGCACGGATATTGTTCTCGACAATCATCTCTAACATTGACTCCCTAAAGTCACTTTGCGGATCAAATGAGGACTTAACCACAGCATATCCATCCGGAAACCCTGCATTCCTTGAACTCTTACTTCCATTGGAAGAAACACTCGACCTTGTCATCAAACCTCTCTGACTTTGTCAATATAGGAGCAAGGCCTGATTGCGAAATCATCTCAACCCCATCTTTCTTGCTCATATTCCCCTTGAAATGTTCACTGTTCATGTCAATTATGATGTCATTTGTTGAAGAACTAACCCTGCAGCTGCAATTGGAGTCTATACCATTAAGCAAATCCGGAACTGAAAAGCTTTCACATTCAGACTCAGAGTAGACATATTCATGGAAATCATCATCAGATTCAGAAGAGCTTTCAACGGAAGAAGCATCATAATTTGGTGACTGAATGTTGTTGTGTGCCGAATCAAAATTAGAATTGGCCATGAAAGTTGAAGAAGAAACAACAGTTGGAGAAGGCTTGTAAATGGTTTTCCTCCTAGACCTTCTCTTTGATGATGACATTCTTGGTGAAGAATCAATCAATGGACATGGAATGGTTCCACCAAAAAACTCTTTATTATTGT is part of the Arachis duranensis cultivar V14167 unplaced genomic scaffold, aradu.V14167.gnm2.J7QH unplaced_Scaffold_174038, whole genome shotgun sequence genome and harbors:
- the LOC107472156 gene encoding LOW QUALITY PROTEIN: transcription repressor OFP3-like (The sequence of the model RefSeq protein was modified relative to this genomic sequence to represent the inferred CDS: inserted 2 bases in 1 codon), translated to MGNNKFRFSDMIPNAWFYKLKDMSKSRKRNGSHHVLKNNTSSKVTSPTTSQRSHPRCSNYFPNEAFIRAGKLYNIPIHNNKEFFGGTIPCPLIDSSPRMSSSKRRSRRKTIYKPSPTVVSSSTFMANSNFDSAHNNIQSPNYDASSVESSSESDDDFHEYVYSESECESFSVPDLLNGIDSNCSCRVSSSTNDIIIDMNSEHFKGNMSKKDGVEMISQSGLAPILTKSERFDDKVXSVSSNGSKSSRNAGFPDGYAVVKSSFDPQSDFRESMLEMIVENNIRASKDLEDLLACYLSLNSSEFHDLIVKAFEQIWFDLAQLRM